Proteins co-encoded in one Dryobates pubescens isolate bDryPub1 chromosome 4, bDryPub1.pri, whole genome shotgun sequence genomic window:
- the EOMES gene encoding eomesodermin homolog, giving the protein MQLGEPLLLATAGTLPGAPFYPLEGGGRGSGAGATTGSGTGAVAGGGSRGQTQPRPGSPPRLDLDKTTKKFGAAPTMLGEAEAGEPPFTAPKPDGRKATPCGEEELPPAAAARYSMDSLSPERYYLQSPGPPGTELGGPCALFPYPPAAQHGTVYQAPGGPRYPYGSVLSPGGFTGTVCPPGSRAQFGGSSGYQYGQAAPGGPLYGPYPAASGSCSGLGALGVPAAGPGLRAQVFLCNRPLWLKFHRHQTEMIITKQGRRMFPFLSFNITGLNPTAHYNVFVEVVLADPNHWRFQGGKWVTCGKADNNMQGNKVYVHPESPNTGAHWMRQEISFGKLKLTNNKGANNNNAQMIVLQSLHKYQPRLHIVEVTEDGVEDLNDSSKTQTFIFPETQFIAVTAYQNTDITQLKIDHNPFAKGFRDNYDSMYTASENDRLTPSPTDSPRSHQIVPGARYSVQPFFQEQFVNNLPPARFYNGERTVPQTNGLLSPQQNEEVASPQRWFVTPVQQPSTNKLDMNSYESDYSPSTLLPYGIKSLPLQTSHALGYYPDPTFPSMAGWGSRGSYQRKMTTGLPWTSRTSPPGFSEDQLSKDKVKEEIGSSWIETPPSIKSLDSNDSGVYTGACKRRRFSPSTSSNENSPTMKCEDINAEDYNKDTSKGMGYYAFYTSS; this is encoded by the exons atgcagctgggagagcctttgctgctggcGACGGCAGGGACCCTACCGGGCGCTCCGTTTTATCCACTGGAGGGCGGCGGGCGCGGCAGCGGGGCTGGAGCGACAACCGGGTCGGGAACCGGAGCGGTCGCTGGTGGTGGCTCCCGTGGGCAGACCCAGCCCCGGCCGGGGTCGCCTCCGCGACTCGACCTGGACAAAACGACCAAGAAGTTTGGAGCggcccctaccatgctgggcgAAGCGGAGGCGGGTGAGCCGCCCTTCACCGCTCCCAAGCCGGACGGTCGCAAGGCCACCCCCTGCGGCGAGGAGGAGCTGCCCCCGGCCGCTGCCGCCCGCTACTCGATGGACAGCCTCAGTCCTGAGCGCTACTACCTGCAGTCCCCCGGGCCGCCCGGAACTGAGCTAGGGGGGCCGTGCGCCCTTTTCCCTTACCCGCCGGCTGCGCAGCATGGCACGGTCTACCAGGCGCCCGGCGGCCCTCGTTACCCCTACGGCTCGGTGCTCTCGCCAGGCGGCTTCACGGGCACCGTCTGTCCGCCCGGTAGCAGGGCGCAGTTCGGCGGCAGCAGCGGGTACCAATACGGGCAGGCAGCACCCGGAGGACCCCTCTACGGCCCGTATCCGGCGGCGTCGGGTTCGTGCAGCGGGCTGGGGGCGCTAGGGGTGCCAGCCGCCGGCCCAGGGCTGAGGGCGCAGGTCTTCCTCTGCAACCGCCCGCTTTGGCTAAAGTTCCACCGACATCAGACGGAGATGATCATCACCAAGCAAGGCCG gagAATGTTTCCGTTTTTGAGCTTTAACATCACTGGCCTCAACCCCACCGCCCACTACAATGTCTTCGTGGAAGTGGTGTTGGCAGACCCCAACCACTGGCGTTTCCAAGGGGGCAAGTGGGTGACCTGCGGCAAGGCGGACAACAACATGCAAG GCAATAAGGTGTACGTTCATCCCGAGTCGCCCAACACCGGGGCTCACTGGATGCGGCAGGAAATTTCTTTCGGGAAGCTGAAGCTAACGAATAATAAAGGTGCTAACAACAACAACGCTCAG ATGATAGTGCTGCAATCTCTGCACAAGTACCAGCCCCGGCTTCACATTGTGGAAGTGACTGAAGATGGTGTTGAAGATCTGAACGATTCCTCAAAGACTCAAACATTCATCTTTCCTGAAACACAGTTCATAGCAGTCACAGCATATCAAAACACTGAT ATTACTCAGCTCAAAATCGACCATAATCCTTTTGCAAAAGGCTTCAGAGATAACTATGACTC CATGTACACAGCTTCAGAAAATGACAGATTAACTCCATCTCCCACGGATTCTCCTAGATCCCACCAGATAGTCCCTGGCGCCCGATATAGTGTGCAACCATTCTTCCAAGAACAGTTTGTCAACAACCTGCCCCCAGCCAGATTTTACAACGGTGAGAGAACCGTCCCTCAGACAAACGGCttgctctccccacagcagaaTGAAGAGGTGGCCAGCCCTCAGAGGTGGTTTGTAACACCTGTTCAGCAGCCCAGTACCAACAAACTGGACATGAACTCCTATGAGTCTGATTACTCTCCTAGCACCTTGCTCCCTTATGGCATTAAATCCCTCCCTCTTCAGACATCCCATGCTCTGGGGTACTACCCTGACCCAACATTTCCATCCatggcaggctggggcagcaggggctctTACCAGCGAAAAATGACAACGGGGTTACCTTGGACCTCCAGAACAAGTCCTCCAGGTTTCTCTGAAGACCAGCTTTCCAAGGACAAGGTGAAAGAAGAAATTGGCTCATCCTGGATAGAGACTCCACCCTCCATAAAATCCCTAGATTCAAATGATTCTGGGGTCTACACGGGTGCTTGTAAGAGAAGGCGGTTCTCCCCTAGCACTTCCAGCAATGAAAATTCTCCAACCATGAAATGTGAGGACATTAATGCTGAGGACTATAACAAAGACACTTCAAAAGGCATGGGCTACTATGCATTCTATACTAGTTCTTAA